The DNA sequence GCCCGAAATAGCGGGAGAAGGCCTTGTGTTGTTCGGGTGTCAGATCCTGATCGCGGAACACGATGACCAGGAAATGCTCGAACGCCTTCATGACCTCGGCCAGCGTTTCCTCGTCCAACGGCTGGCGCAGGTCCACCCCGCTGATCTCGCAGCCGCAGGCGCCGGAGATCGGCTCCACCGTGATCCGGCGGAACTCCGGCATCGGCAACCCTGCGACGATGGTGCCGGCTGCGCTGCTTCCTGCCGGAGAGAGGGTGTTCGTCTCGATAGTCATTCTGGTGCTCCTTTCGGGGCGCAACCCCATCGTCGGCCCCGGGACCGTGCCGTTCAGAAGTAGCGCTTGATGCTGAGTGCCCATTCGCGCGGACGACCAGGACGACCCTGGATCGACTGCGTGGAGGCGCGATTGTCGAACAGCCCATCATAATAGAGCCGGTTCGTGAGGTTCGTGACCTCGAGCGAGAGTTGCCAGTCCTCGCGCGGATCGCGATAGGTGAGCCGCGCATTCACCAGCGTGCGCCCCGGCACGACGTTGAAGGGCGGCCGGTTGATCGCGGTGCTGTAGTAGCTGCTCTGCGAATTGACATCGACGCGCGGGGTGAGCGTGCCGATATCGCCCAGGTCGATCTCGTACTGCCCCCCGACGCTCCAGCGCCATTTCTGCACGAAGGGACCGTTCATATCCAGCGTGACGCCGGCGCTCTCAGCGAGCGGGGAAAGCGTCTGATAATCGAAGTCGAGATAGCCCAGCGAGGCGTCGATCAGCAGACCGTCGATCGGTCTCAGGTTCGCCTCAACCTCGAAGCCTTTCACATCGGCCTCGCCCGCGTTCAGCGGCAGCGCGCAGGGTGCAGCCGGGACCGTGGGGCAAGTCGACACGGACACAAGAATGTCGCTGTACTTGTTGAAGAAGGCGGAGACGTTCAGCCGCAGCATGCGATCCAGCAGGTCGCTCTTGAAGCCCACTTCGTAAGCGGTGAGCTTTTCGGGGTCGTGGGTGAGGGCCTGGGAGGGAAAGAACGGCCGCGGGTTGGAGCCGCCGCTTTTGAACCCGGTCGCGATCTGCGCATAGGTCATGAAGTCAGGGGTCCAGCGATATTGGACCGCCGCACGATAATCCACCCGATCTCCGGAAAACACGCGCACCAGCCCGTCCAGAGGGGCCAGCGCCGGCGGCGCTACGCCGCCATAGATGCTCCCGGGGTTGCCCTTGCGGGCATATTCGAAACTCTTGCTGATATCGGTGTAACGCAACCCGCCGATGAGCGAGAGCTTGTCCGTCACATGGAGTTCGGCATTGGCGAAGACCGCCTTCGTTTCGGATTCCACGTGATCGTTCTGGCGGAACTCCAGCGTGGGCAACTGCACGCGAGAGCCTCCATCGCTGGTGGAGTCGAAGTAATAGCCGCCCACCGTATAGTCGAGCAGATCGTCCACCGATCCGCTCAGCCGGAGCTCCTGGCTGAACTGGTGATGCGTCACGTCGTTGGCCGTCAGCGCGGTGTTGATCGGCGAGGATTCCGCCGAGGTGAAGATCGCGTTGTAGCTGCGATAGGCCGTAATCGAGGTGAGCGAGAGCGTGTCTGTCAGGTCGAGCGTAACCTGACCCGAGACGCCCCAGGTATCGAGCGAATTACGGGCGGAAGCGGCATAGGGCGCCGTGCCGTCCCGCGGCGCATAGTTCAGATAGTTTTCGTAGCTGACATAGGGGCTGTCGGTGAAGCTATCCTGCGCAAAATCGCCATAGGGCGAATAGCTGATGAACGGAGATCCCGTCGGCGTCCCGAGTTGCACGCCGTTGACCATGTAGGGCGCGGTGGCGCTGGAGCCGGGGCCGCTGAGGCCGCCGACATACAGCAGGGTGGACGGCGCAGACTCGCTGTCGTCCCGCGTGATGTCGCCGATGATCGACACCTCAAGCCGATCGTTCGGCACCCAGCGCAAGGTGCCCCGGCCGGCGACGTAGGATTTCCCGCCCTCCGTCCCCAGCTTGCAGCCATCCGAACTGGCAAAGGTCGGCACCGCGGAGTCCGGATGGGTGCAGCGGTAATCGTAGCGGGTGACATAGCCATCCTTCTTCACTCCCGCGCCGGAAGCGCGGAGGAAGAGCTGGTCCGGCACCACCGTGAGATTGATCCCCCCGCGCAGTTCCGTGCGATTGAACCGCCCATAGGTGGCCTGCAGATAGCCGCCGCCCGAACCGTCCGGCTTCTTGGAGTACAGCTTGATCGCGCCGCCGATCGAGTTCTGCCCCGCCAGCGTTCCCTGCGGGCCGCGCAGGATTTCCACCCGTTCAAGATCGAGCAGGTCGAGCATCGATCCCTGGAGCGTCGAGTAATAGACGTCGTCGACATAGAGGCCCACGCCGGGTTCCAGCGCGAAGGTGGAATCGCCCTGCCCCACGCCGCGGATAAACGCCTGGATCGATGGGCCGTAGGTCGCGGGCGCTTCCTGAAGGTTCACGTTCGGCGCCTGCGCGGCGACATCGGCGATGCTGGTCTGGCTGCGCGCTTCGAGCATGTCGCCGGAGACCGCGGTAATCGCGATAGGGGTGTCCTGCAGGCGCTGCGAGCGGAATTGCGCCGTCACAACGATATCGTTGGCGGAGGTCGCGGGTGGAGCCGGGGCATTGGCCTGCGCGTCGGGAGCCTGCCCGTCCTGCGCCGCCTCAGCCGTACTCCCACTGTCCTGTGCGGCGGCCTGGGTGACCGCCATCAAACCGATCGCGCCCGCACTTGCGGTGCGCAGCAGGTGTGCTGCCAAGTTCATTATCCCTCTCCCTCTTCAGCGCCTTCCCGACGCTTGTTGAGGCCGGAGATGACTTTTGATGAGGCAAGCTGTCAATCTTTTTCCATAATGAGGAATCATTATTCCGTATAATGGAATACCGTGCTTGACAGAGCGAGTGCCATGATAGCTTCTGCGTTCCACGGGCGAAGACCCGGGACGGATGGAGAGGCAGGATGATGGATTTGGACCGCCGGCAAGTGCTCGCCGGCAGCATGGTGGCAGCCGGGGTCATGAGCGCTTCGGCCACAACGGCACGCGCCGCGACGCCCCAGCGCCGCATCGCCGTGGAAGAGGCTTGGACGATCCCGGAGCTGCAGGATGCCCTCGCCCGGGTGGCGGCGGGAAGCTGGCCGAATCTGGATGCGCAGCTTCTCAATCCCGCGGGCTCTGCGAGCACGGACCGCATCGCCACCCGTCTGCGCGATGTCGATCAGCGTCTCGCTGAAATGGACCGGCTGGGCATCGACATGCAGATCCTCTCGCTCACCTCACCCGGGGTGCAACTGTTCGAAGCCGGTTACGCGGGCGAGCTGGCACGGCTGGCGAACGACCGCCTCGCCGAGGTGGTGCGTGCCCATCCCACACGCTTTGCAGGACTGGCGAGCTTCGCCCCGCAAGACCCTAAGCAGGCTGCAAAAGAGATGGAGCGCGCCGTCACGAAGCTCGGCCTCAATGGCTTCATCGTGAACTCGCACACCAACAACGAATATCTCGACGATCCCAAGTTCCTGCCGATCCTGGAGGCTGCGGCGGCCCTCGACCGGCCGATCTATATCCACCCACGCTGCCCGTCGGATGGAATGGCAGCCCCTTTCCGCGACAACCGCCTGCAATCGGCCATCTGGGGCTATGCGATAGAAACCGGGACGCATGCCATGCGGCTGATCCTCAGCGGCGTGTTCGATCGCCTGCCCAACCTGCGCATCGTGATCGGCCATATGGGTGAGAATATTCCGTTCCACCTGTGGCGCAGCGATCACTGGTTCGAACGCCGCCGATCAGCCTATGCATCCAAGCTCAAACCCTCCGAGGTGATGAAGCGCAATGTGTTCATCACCACCAGCGGCGTGGAGCATGGGCCGGCCCTGCGCTACGCCATCGATTTGCTCGGCGCCGACCGGGTGATGTGGGCGATCGATTATCCCTACGAGGAGATGGAGCCCTCTGTCCGCTTCATCGATCAGGTCGAGCTGAAACCCGCTGAGCGCGCAGCCATCCTGCATGGCAATGCGGAGAAGGCGTTTCACCTGCCTACGCCGGGCTGAAGCGGCTCAGCCCCCCGTTTCAACATGGCCGAACGCTTCGCTTGCCGCGCGCGCGGCGGCAACGACGTCGGCACGCAGGTCGTCCTGATCGAGCGCATCGAAGCGGCGCGCCGGCATGGTCAGGCCGATCGATCCGATGACGACCTTGCCGCTGCGGAAGATGGCGCCCGCCACTCCGGCCAGTTCGGCTTCCTGGCTGCGATAGATCGCACAGCCGCGGGCGCGAATTGCCTCGAGCTCTTCGATCAGCCCATCCTGCGGCGGGAAGACTGTGCCGGTTATCGGGCCCGTCTGCGGCTGCGCGAACACCGCCGCGCGATCCTCATCGTCCAGCCACGCCAGGATCGAACGCCCGAGGGACCCCCACGATAGCGAAAGCTCCGTATAGGGTTCCAGCGTGTGCCGCAGCGAATGCGGTGTCAGCAGCCGTTCCACCACCACCGCGCGGTGGTGGGACTGGTCATAGGTGCAGAACACCGCCGTCTCCTGCCATTTGTCCCACAGCTGCCGCAGGAAAGGGCGCACCGCAGCGGTGTAATGCATCTGGCCAAGGATGTTCGAGGCAAGACGGAACAGTTCGCGCCCCGCGCGATAGGTCGTGCCCTCCCCCCGCTCGACCAGATCGCTGCGCAGGAGTATCTGCAGCAGGCGGTGGACGGTGCTGGCCGGCATGCCGGTGCCTTCGGCCAGTTCCTTCAGGGAACAATCCCCGCTGCTTTCGCCGATCAGCTTCAACAGCGCGATAAGGCGTGCGCCGGACCCACGCTGTGTCGATTCGTCCATTCCTCGCCTTACTCCTCTTCCGCCGATGCGCGGGCCGCATTATCGCATGAGGATGTGATTTGACGAGATCATGCGGGGCCGAAGGCTGAGGTTCTGCCAATAAGGCGGCAGCCCTGCATCACCCGGAGCAGCGATGAGGCAGGCTATAGCGCCGCGTGAAGACGCCGGGCGAGCTGCGCGGCGCCGAATACAGGCGACCAGCGCGGTTCCACGGCGTCGAACAGGCCTTCGCGCTCCACCAGCTCGCGAAACTGGCGCTGCACGGCGGGCTGGCGCAGCAGCACCCCGCCCGACCATGACAGGGCACAGCGTTCGTCGTCCGCGAAGCCAAGCTCGCGCCGCAGAGCGGTGGCGAGCGAAAGCAGCTCCTCCGCCGCTTCCGTCAGGATGGCAGCGGCGGCGCTGTCGCCGGCTTCGGCAGCCTCAGCCACTAGCGGAGCTAGCGCGGCGATCCCGTCGCGGCCG is a window from the Altererythrobacter sp. B11 genome containing:
- a CDS encoding TonB-dependent receptor yields the protein MNLAAHLLRTASAGAIGLMAVTQAAAQDSGSTAEAAQDGQAPDAQANAPAPPATSANDIVVTAQFRSQRLQDTPIAITAVSGDMLEARSQTSIADVAAQAPNVNLQEAPATYGPSIQAFIRGVGQGDSTFALEPGVGLYVDDVYYSTLQGSMLDLLDLERVEILRGPQGTLAGQNSIGGAIKLYSKKPDGSGGGYLQATYGRFNRTELRGGINLTVVPDQLFLRASGAGVKKDGYVTRYDYRCTHPDSAVPTFASSDGCKLGTEGGKSYVAGRGTLRWVPNDRLEVSIIGDITRDDSESAPSTLLYVGGLSGPGSSATAPYMVNGVQLGTPTGSPFISYSPYGDFAQDSFTDSPYVSYENYLNYAPRDGTAPYAASARNSLDTWGVSGQVTLDLTDTLSLTSITAYRSYNAIFTSAESSPINTALTANDVTHHQFSQELRLSGSVDDLLDYTVGGYYFDSTSDGGSRVQLPTLEFRQNDHVESETKAVFANAELHVTDKLSLIGGLRYTDISKSFEYARKGNPGSIYGGVAPPALAPLDGLVRVFSGDRVDYRAAVQYRWTPDFMTYAQIATGFKSGGSNPRPFFPSQALTHDPEKLTAYEVGFKSDLLDRMLRLNVSAFFNKYSDILVSVSTCPTVPAAPCALPLNAGEADVKGFEVEANLRPIDGLLIDASLGYLDFDYQTLSPLAESAGVTLDMNGPFVQKWRWSVGGQYEIDLGDIGTLTPRVDVNSQSSYYSTAINRPPFNVVPGRTLVNARLTYRDPREDWQLSLEVTNLTNRLYYDGLFDNRASTQSIQGRPGRPREWALSIKRYF
- a CDS encoding amidohydrolase family protein, with the protein product MMDLDRRQVLAGSMVAAGVMSASATTARAATPQRRIAVEEAWTIPELQDALARVAAGSWPNLDAQLLNPAGSASTDRIATRLRDVDQRLAEMDRLGIDMQILSLTSPGVQLFEAGYAGELARLANDRLAEVVRAHPTRFAGLASFAPQDPKQAAKEMERAVTKLGLNGFIVNSHTNNEYLDDPKFLPILEAAAALDRPIYIHPRCPSDGMAAPFRDNRLQSAIWGYAIETGTHAMRLILSGVFDRLPNLRIVIGHMGENIPFHLWRSDHWFERRRSAYASKLKPSEVMKRNVFITTSGVEHGPALRYAIDLLGADRVMWAIDYPYEEMEPSVRFIDQVELKPAERAAILHGNAEKAFHLPTPG
- a CDS encoding IclR family transcriptional regulator; this translates as MDESTQRGSGARLIALLKLIGESSGDCSLKELAEGTGMPASTVHRLLQILLRSDLVERGEGTTYRAGRELFRLASNILGQMHYTAAVRPFLRQLWDKWQETAVFCTYDQSHHRAVVVERLLTPHSLRHTLEPYTELSLSWGSLGRSILAWLDDEDRAAVFAQPQTGPITGTVFPPQDGLIEELEAIRARGCAIYRSQEAELAGVAGAIFRSGKVVIGSIGLTMPARRFDALDQDDLRADVVAAARAASEAFGHVETGG